A stretch of the Massilia varians genome encodes the following:
- the pmbA gene encoding metalloprotease PmbA produces MNDSAITSAFTHTQDQLKQLARDVLAFAKEQGATDASVEISEGSGLSVSVRKGKIETIEQNRDKGIGVTVYFGQRRGNANTSDFSTRSLKDTVEAAWNIARFTAEDDCAGLPDAELLETNPRDLRLFYPWQISTEEAVELAQRCENAAFEVDPRIGNSEGASVYVQQSHFVGANSRGFIGGYPFSRHTISVAPIAGKGNKMQRDDWYTSARDPKKLARPEAVGRYAAERALARLNARKLDTRTCPVLFEAPLAAGLLGAFVQAVSGGALYRKSSFLLDSLGKQVFPEHISIVEDPHLIGAVGSAPFGEEGVRTTRRKVVENGVLQGYFLSSYSARKLGMQTTGNAGGSHNLDIVSRDTRRADDFEGMLRKMGTGLLVTELMGQGVNYVTGDYSRGASGYWVENGVIQYPVEEITIAGNMREMFQQIVAIGNDVLARGNKSTGSILIEKMVVAGS; encoded by the coding sequence ATGAACGACTCCGCGATCACCTCAGCGTTTACCCATACCCAGGACCAGCTGAAACAGCTCGCCCGCGACGTATTGGCGTTTGCGAAAGAGCAGGGCGCCACCGATGCATCGGTCGAGATCAGCGAAGGCAGCGGCCTGTCGGTTTCCGTGCGTAAAGGCAAGATCGAGACCATCGAACAGAACAGGGACAAGGGCATCGGCGTCACCGTCTATTTCGGCCAGCGGCGCGGCAATGCCAACACCTCCGACTTCTCCACCAGGTCCCTGAAGGACACCGTGGAAGCGGCCTGGAACATCGCCCGCTTCACCGCCGAGGACGATTGCGCCGGCCTGCCCGATGCCGAGCTGCTGGAAACCAATCCGCGCGACCTGCGCCTGTTCTACCCCTGGCAGATTTCGACCGAGGAAGCGGTCGAACTGGCCCAGCGCTGCGAGAACGCCGCCTTCGAAGTCGATCCGCGCATCGGCAACAGCGAAGGCGCCAGCGTCTACGTGCAGCAGTCGCATTTCGTCGGCGCCAACTCGCGCGGCTTCATCGGCGGCTATCCGTTCTCGCGCCATACGATCTCGGTCGCGCCGATCGCCGGCAAGGGCAACAAGATGCAGCGCGACGACTGGTACACCTCGGCGCGCGACCCGAAAAAGCTGGCCCGGCCGGAAGCCGTGGGCCGCTACGCCGCCGAGCGCGCGCTGGCGCGCCTGAACGCGCGCAAGCTCGATACCCGCACCTGCCCGGTGCTGTTCGAGGCCCCGCTGGCCGCCGGCCTGCTGGGCGCCTTCGTGCAGGCCGTCTCGGGCGGCGCACTGTACCGCAAGTCGAGCTTCCTGCTCGACTCGCTGGGCAAGCAGGTGTTCCCGGAGCACATCAGCATCGTCGAAGACCCGCACCTGATCGGCGCGGTCGGCTCCGCGCCGTTCGGCGAGGAAGGCGTGCGCACCACCCGCCGCAAGGTCGTGGAGAATGGGGTATTGCAGGGCTACTTCCTGTCCTCGTACTCGGCGCGCAAGCTGGGCATGCAGACCACCGGCAACGCCGGCGGTTCGCACAACCTCGACATCGTCTCCAGGGATACCCGCCGCGCCGACGACTTCGAAGGCATGCTGCGCAAGATGGGCACGGGCCTCCTGGTCACGGAACTGATGGGCCAGGGCGTCAACTACGTTACCGGCGACTATTCGCGCGGCGCGTCCGGCTACTGGGTCGAGAACGGCGTGATCCAGTATCCGGTGGAAGAAATCACCATCGCGGGCAATATGCGCGAGATGTTCCAGCAGATCGTCGCCATCGGCAACGATGTCCTGGCACGCGGCAACAAATCGACCGGTTCGATCCTGATCGAAAAAATGGTCGTGGCCGGCAGTTGA
- the yjgA gene encoding ribosome biogenesis factor YjgA, whose protein sequence is MPNPNRGSVGFQSNEFEQEYERPSKSEAKRQSNELQKLGEQLVDAPRDRVKRVEMPEDVKEAILTCQTITNHEGRRRALQFVGKKMRTLDEAEVEVIKRTIEGWKGASKAETAALHALERRREKLLADDKALTQLLAENPELDAQHLRTLIRNARKEQAENKPPKAYREIFQILKDLGKKQKQAADTEEEAGDDESDDE, encoded by the coding sequence ATGCCTAATCCAAACCGCGGCTCCGTGGGCTTCCAGTCCAACGAGTTCGAGCAAGAATACGAACGTCCTTCCAAGTCCGAAGCCAAGCGTCAGTCGAACGAGCTGCAAAAGCTCGGCGAACAGCTGGTGGACGCGCCGCGCGACCGCGTCAAGCGCGTCGAGATGCCGGAAGACGTCAAGGAAGCCATCCTCACCTGCCAGACCATCACCAACCACGAAGGCCGCCGCCGCGCCCTGCAATTCGTGGGCAAGAAGATGCGCACGCTGGACGAGGCCGAAGTCGAGGTGATCAAGCGCACCATCGAGGGCTGGAAGGGCGCCTCGAAGGCCGAGACCGCCGCCCTGCACGCCCTCGAGCGCCGCCGCGAAAAGCTGCTCGCCGACGACAAGGCCCTGACCCAGCTCTTGGCCGAGAACCCGGAGCTTGACGCGCAGCACCTGCGCACCCTGATCCGCAACGCGCGCAAGGAACAGGCGGAGAACAAGCCGCCCAAGGCCTACCGCGAGATCTTCCAGATCCTGAAAGACCTGGGCAAGAAGCAGAAGCAGGCCGCGGACACCGAGGAAGAAGCCGGCGATGACGAATCCGACGACGAGTAA
- the mog gene encoding molybdopterin adenylyltransferase has translation MTNPTTSNPELVIGLVSVSDRASGGVYEDKGIPALHDWLAQAITTPFRVETRLIPDERAEIERTLVDLVDNVRCHLVLTTGGTGPARRDLTPEATLAVATKEMPGFGEQMRQISLRFVPTAILSRQTAVIRETADHAALIMNLPGQPKSIKETLEGLKDEAGNTVVGGIFAAVPYCIDLIKGPYIETNPSISKTFRPKSALRPPAA, from the coding sequence ATGACGAATCCGACGACGAGTAATCCTGAACTGGTGATTGGCCTGGTGTCGGTCTCGGACCGCGCCAGCGGCGGCGTCTATGAAGACAAGGGCATCCCGGCCCTGCACGACTGGCTGGCGCAGGCGATCACCACGCCGTTTCGCGTCGAAACCCGTTTGATCCCCGACGAACGGGCGGAGATCGAGCGTACCCTGGTCGACCTGGTCGACAACGTGCGCTGCCACCTGGTGCTTACCACCGGCGGCACCGGTCCGGCGCGGCGCGACCTCACGCCCGAGGCGACGCTGGCCGTGGCCACGAAAGAGATGCCGGGCTTCGGCGAACAGATGCGCCAGATCAGCCTGCGCTTCGTGCCGACCGCGATCCTGTCGCGCCAGACCGCGGTGATCCGCGAGACGGCCGATCATGCGGCCCTGATCATGAACCTGCCGGGCCAGCCCAAGTCGATCAAGGAAACGCTCGAAGGCCTGAAGGACGAGGCCGGCAACACGGTCGTCGGCGGCATCTTCGCCGCCGTGCCCTATTGCATCGACCTCATCAAGGGGCCTTACATCGAGACCAATCCGTCCATCAGCAAGACCTTCCGCCCGAAGTCGGCGCTGCGTCCTCCTGCTGCCTGA
- a CDS encoding alpha/beta hydrolase, translating to MELLQNIEIETAPNPQVAVIWLHGLGADGNDFVPLVNELDLSGLPGIRFVFPHAKTMPVTINGGYVMRAWYDITGAELTRREDEGGLRASQRDVEALIAREKARGIPASRIILAGFSQGCAMTLQTGMRHPEKLAGMLCLSGYLPLANVVANERTPESLATPVFMAHGTHDNVVPFARARESKELLVSLGYGVEWHEYAMQHSLCLEEVQDISKWLRKVIA from the coding sequence ATGGAACTGCTGCAAAACATCGAGATCGAAACCGCGCCGAACCCGCAAGTGGCGGTCATCTGGCTGCACGGCCTGGGCGCCGACGGCAACGACTTCGTGCCGCTCGTGAACGAACTGGATCTGTCCGGCCTGCCCGGCATCCGTTTCGTGTTCCCGCATGCGAAGACCATGCCGGTGACGATCAACGGCGGCTACGTGATGCGCGCCTGGTACGACATCACCGGTGCCGAGCTGACCCGCCGCGAGGACGAAGGCGGTCTGCGCGCCTCGCAGCGCGACGTCGAAGCCCTGATCGCGCGCGAAAAGGCGCGCGGCATCCCGGCCTCGCGCATCATCCTGGCCGGCTTCTCGCAGGGCTGCGCGATGACCCTGCAGACCGGCATGCGCCATCCGGAAAAGCTGGCGGGCATGCTGTGCCTGTCGGGCTACCTGCCGCTGGCCAACGTGGTCGCCAACGAACGTACCCCGGAAAGCCTGGCCACGCCGGTCTTCATGGCCCACGGCACCCACGACAACGTGGTGCCCTTCGCGCGTGCGCGCGAATCGAAGGAGCTGCTGGTCTCGCTCGGCTACGGGGTCGAGTGGCACGAGTACGCCATGCAGCACTCGCTGTGCCTGGAAGAGGTGCAGGATATTTCGAAGTGGCTGAGAAAAGTAATCGCGTAG
- a CDS encoding aspartate aminotransferase family protein: MSHILHRNLRQVPPTAVSASGIHMRDKAGRVYIDASGGAAVSSLGHGHPDVIAAMHRQIDRCAYAHTAFFTTDVAEELADRLIAGAPQDIGGVYLVSGGSEAMETALKLARQYWVEAGEPQRHLFMARRQSYHGNTLGALAVGGNEWRRKAFAPLLMDTVRVSACYEYRGRAAHQSVDDYTAGLLDELETNILKAGPENIIAFVAEPVVGATGGAIPPTPGYFQGVRDICDRYRILLIADEVMCGMGRTGTMYAIEQDGVAPDIIAIAKGLGAGYQPIGAVLAHQTIVDCLRGGSGMFQHGHTYIGHPVAASAALEVQKVIERDDLLARVRSRGATLRRMLGDVFGTHEHVGDIRGRGMFLALEFVQDRATKAPFAPERKLHAAIKAKAMENGLMVYPMGGTIDGQLGDHVLLAPPFIATAADLSEIVSRLADAVDAALKQ; this comes from the coding sequence ATCGACGCCAGCGGCGGGGCCGCCGTGTCCTCGCTGGGCCACGGCCACCCGGACGTGATCGCTGCCATGCACCGCCAGATCGACCGCTGCGCCTACGCCCACACCGCCTTCTTCACTACCGACGTGGCCGAGGAGCTGGCCGACCGCCTGATCGCCGGCGCGCCGCAGGATATTGGCGGCGTGTACCTGGTCTCGGGCGGCTCGGAAGCGATGGAAACGGCGCTCAAGCTGGCCCGCCAGTACTGGGTGGAAGCGGGCGAGCCGCAGCGCCACCTGTTCATGGCGCGGCGCCAGAGCTACCACGGCAACACCCTGGGCGCGCTGGCGGTGGGCGGCAACGAATGGCGCCGCAAGGCCTTCGCACCGCTGCTGATGGACACCGTGCGGGTGAGCGCCTGCTACGAATACCGCGGCCGCGCCGCCCACCAGAGCGTGGACGACTATACCGCCGGCCTGCTCGACGAGCTGGAAACCAACATCCTCAAGGCTGGGCCGGAGAACATCATCGCTTTCGTCGCCGAGCCGGTGGTGGGCGCCACCGGCGGCGCGATCCCGCCGACGCCGGGCTACTTCCAGGGCGTGCGCGACATCTGCGACCGCTACCGCATCCTGCTCATCGCCGACGAGGTGATGTGCGGGATGGGCCGCACCGGCACCATGTACGCGATCGAGCAGGATGGCGTGGCGCCGGACATCATCGCCATCGCCAAGGGCCTGGGCGCGGGCTACCAGCCGATCGGCGCGGTGCTGGCGCACCAGACCATCGTCGACTGCCTGCGGGGTGGCAGCGGCATGTTCCAGCACGGGCACACCTACATCGGGCATCCGGTGGCAGCAAGCGCGGCGTTGGAAGTGCAGAAGGTGATCGAGCGCGATGATCTATTGGCGCGGGTGCGCAGCCGCGGCGCCACGCTGCGGCGCATGCTGGGCGACGTGTTCGGCACCCACGAGCACGTGGGTGACATCCGCGGGCGCGGCATGTTCCTGGCGCTGGAATTCGTCCAGGATCGCGCCACCAAGGCGCCGTTCGCGCCGGAGCGCAAGCTGCATGCGGCGATCAAGGCCAAGGCGATGGAGAACGGGCTGATGGTCTACCCGATGGGCGGGACCATCGACGGACAGCTTGGCGACCATGTGCTGCTGGCGCCGCCCTTCATTGCAACGGCGGCGGATCTGTCGGAGATCGTGTCGCGGCTCGCCGATGCGGTGGACGCGGCGTTGAAACAGTAG